A single window of Callithrix jacchus isolate 240 chromosome 6, calJac240_pri, whole genome shotgun sequence DNA harbors:
- the STRADB gene encoding STE20-related kinase adapter protein beta, with protein MSLLDCFCTSRTQVESLRPEKQSETSIHQYLVDEPTLSWSPPSTRASEVVCSTNVSHYELQVEIGRGFDNLTSVHLARHTPTGTLVTIKITNLENCNEERLKALQKAVILSHFFRHPNITNYWTVFTVGSWLWVISPFMAYGSASQLLRTYFPEGMSETLIRNILFGAVRGLNYLHQNGCIHRSIKASHILISGDGLVTLSGLSHLHSLVKHGQRHRAVYDFPQFSTSVQPWLSPELLRQDLHGYNVKSDIYSVGITACELANGQVPFQDMHRTQMLLQKLKGPPYSPLDISIFPQSESRMRSSRSGIDSGIGESVLVSSGTHTVNSDRLHTPSSKTFSPAFFSLVQLCLQQDPEKRPSASSLLSHVFFKQMKEESQDSILSLLPPAYNKPSISLPPVLPWTEPEYDFPDEKDSYWEF; from the exons ATGtctcttttg GATTGTTTCTGCACTTCAAGAACACAAGTTGAATCACTCAGACCTGAAAAACAGTCTGAAACCAGTATCCATCAATACTTG GTCGATGAGCCGACCCTTTCCTGGTCACCTCCATCCACAAGAGCCAGTGAAGTAGTATGTTCCACCAACGTTTCTCACTACGAGCTCCAAGTAGAAATAG GAAGAGGATTTGACAACTTGACTTCTGTCCATCTTGCACGGCATACTCCTACGGGAACACTGGtaactataaaaattacaaatctgGAAAACTGTAATGAAGAACGCCTGAAAGCTTTACAG AAAGCCGTGATTCTATCTCACTTTTTCCGGCATCCCAATATTACAAATTATTGGACAGTTTTCACTGTTGGCAGCTGGCTTTGGGTTATTTCTCCATTTATGGCCTATG GTTCAGCAAGTCAACTCTTGAGGACCTATTTTCCTGAAGGAATGAGTGAAACTTTAATAAGAAACATTCTCTTTGGAGCAGTGAGAGGGTTGAACTATCTACACCAAAATGGCTGTATTCACag GAGTATTAAAGCCAGCCATATCCTCATTTCTGGTGATGGCCTAGTGACACTCTCTGGCCTGTCCCATCTGCATAGTTTGGTTAAGCATGGACAGAGGCATAGGGCTGTGTATGATTTCCCACAGTTCAGCACATCAGTGCAGCCGTGGCTGAGCCCAGAACTACTGAGACAG GATTTACATGGGTATAATGTGAAGTCAGATATttacagtgttgggattacagcatgtgAATTAGCCAATGGGCAGGTGCCTTTCCAGGACATGCACAGAACTCAG aTGCTGTTACAGAAACTGAAAGGTCCTCCTTATAGCCCATTGGATATCAGTATTTTCCCTCAATCAGAATCCAGAATGAGAAGTTCCCGGTCAGGTATAGACTCTGGGATTGGAGAAAGTGTGCTTGTCTCCAGTGGAACTCACACAGTAAATAGTGACCGATTACACACACCATCCTCAAAAACCTTCTCTCCTGCCTTCTTTAGCTTGGTACAGCTCTGTTTGCAACAAGACCCCGAGAAAAG gCCATCAGCAAGCAGTTTATTGTCCCATGTTTTCTTCAAACAG ATGAAAGAAGAAAGCCAGGATTCAATACTTTCACTGTTGCCTCCTGCTTATAACAAGCCATCAATATCATTGCCTCCAGTGTTACCCTGGACTGAGCCAGAATATGATTTTCCTGATGAAAAAGACTCATACTGGGAATTCTAG